The following is a genomic window from Strix aluco isolate bStrAlu1 chromosome 27, bStrAlu1.hap1, whole genome shotgun sequence.
GCGGAGCCGTGGTCGGGCTCTGTCCGGCTGAGGCTGCCGCTTCCCTGGCAGGTGCGAGAGCCTGGTCGAGGTTTACTTCCAGCTGCACCAGCAGGTGATGGTGGCCAGCGCAGAGCTGGGCGCTGAGCTGCTGCCCCGGCTCCTGGAGCGGTTCAACGAGGTGTTGTCCAGCCTGGTCAAGAGGTAACGgctgggggggccgcgggggcgaGGAGGGGCCGCAGGGATTGGTGGCAGAGTGGGTGGGGGTGTGGTGCCGGGCACCAGCGTCCCCCCTTgtccccccagctccttcctggTGGAGAAGCAGCCCCCGCAGGTGCTGAAGACTCAGACCAAGTTCCAGGCGGGCGTCCGGTTCCTGCTGGGCCCGCAGCTGCTGAAGGCATCGGCCAAGCCCTACATGGTGCGGGCCGACATGGTGACGGAGAAGCAGGCGCGGGAGCTGGCGCTCAGCGCCTACAGCAACGCCCTCAGGTGAGCGGCCGGGCGGCCAGCGCGGGGGCGAgggggctgccccgccgccgtGCCCCCCCCGACCGCCTCCTCTGCCCAGCGAGAGCACGGGCGAGATCATGCACAACGTGGTGGCCCTGGAGACCAACCCCACCAGTGGGACCTGCTGCGCCAACTTCAAGAACGTGGTGAGTGCCCCCAGCAAGGGGCCGTGGGGGGGGGACTGGGGGCTCCGCTGGGGTGCggggagccctggggagggatggctgggggtgggctgggggcccCGAGGCCGGTGCTTGCACAGGGGCGACGCTccgctctcccctccccagctgctgaaGAAGATCAAGCGCTGCGAGCGGAAGGGGTCGGAGTCGGTGACGGAGGAGAAGTGTGCCGTCCTCTTCAGCACCACCGCGGCCCTGAGCCCCAGCAACCTCTCCGTCCACCTCCAGGTACCGGCCGCTCTCCGCCGGGATGGCGCTGggtggtgctgagccccccccccacctccccagggccGCTGTGGGGCTGAGCGGGGGCCGGTCTCTGCCCCAGGTCCTGTCTCTGCCCATCGTGGTCATTGTCCACGGGAACCAGGACAATAACGCCAAAGCCACCGTGCTGTGGGATAACGCCTTCTCCGAGATCGTGAGTGCCGCCACCGGAGGGGAGGGCCGGGACGCCAGGGTGGGTCCAGCTCCGGGCCGGGAACCCCCCCgtcaggctggagcaggggaccCTCGCGGACGGGACGCGACGGGGCCGAGCCGCCACCTGACGCCGTCTGGCCCTGCCGCAGGACCGAGTGCCCTTCGTGGTGGCCGAGCGGGTGCCCTGGGAGAAGATGTGCGATACGCTGAACCTGAAGTTCATGGCTGAGGTGCAGACCACCAAGGGGCTGCTCAAGGAGCACTACTTCTTCCTGGCCCAGAAGATCTTTAATGACCACAGTGCCAGCCCCGAGGACTTCCAGAGCCGCAGCGTCTCCTGGGCCCAGTTCAACAAGGTCACTGGGAGGGCTggccggggcaggcaggggcctGCGTGGCCCTGGGGGGCCTCACACCCTCTCTTGCCCCAGGAGATCCTGCCTGGTCGGGGATTCACCTTCTGGCAGTGGTTTGATGGAGTCCTCGACCTCACCAAGAGATGCCTCAAGAGTTACTGGTCAGACAGGTGGGTGCCTCGGCGCCAAGCGGGTTCTCACGGCTGCTCCGGGGCCAGACCTGGGGACCCCGGTCCCCGCCCTCTGCCCTGGCGCTGGCCCACGGTCCGTCTGCCCGCCCCTCTAGGCTCATCATCGGCTTCATCAGCAAGCAGTACGTCTGCAAGCTCCTGAGCACGGAGCCGGACGGGACCTTCCTGCTGCGCTTCAGTGACTCGGAGATCGGGGGCGTCACTATCGCTCACGTCATCCGGGGCAAGGACGGTGAGCGGGGGCGCGGCAGCGCTGCCGAGGGCGGTGTCCCCGCGGCCGGGGGCCGTCGGGCGTTGCGGGGGCCGGGCGATGGAGCCCCGTGCCGTGTCTCCCACAGGATCCAGCCAGGTGGAGAACATCCAGCCCTTCTCTGCCAAGGACCTGTCCATCCGCTCCCTCGGCGACCGCATCCGTGACCTGGGGCAGCTCCGCAACCTCTACCCCAACACCCCCAAGGACCAGGCGTTCGGGAGCCACTACAAcagtgagtggggggggggggggttgtgtcCCACCCGGGTCCTGCTGCCCCCGGAGCTCGCAGGGGCGgccggtgctggcgggggccTGCGCCGGGGTGGGGGTTCAGGGGTGCTTCTCCTCCCCGAGCAGAAGAGCAGACGGGCAAGGACGGCCGCGGCTACGTCTCCACCGCCATCAAGATGACAGTGGAAAGCGAAAGGTGGGCATGCGAGGCTGCGGTGCCGCCGGCGTGTGCCCTCCGCGGCGTCGCGCTGCACCGGGCCGGGGCTTGCAGCAGCCTCACTGGGCCGGCCCGCGCGTCACTGCGGGGGGTGCTTCTGGCAGGGACAAACGGGCTGCGCCGGGACTCCCCCGCGGGGACCCCGAGCTGCAGCCTAGCGCGGGCGCACCCCCCCCTCTGACTCGCAGAAGCGCCTCGTCGGAGGCCAGACCCCGCTGTGCTGATGGGGATGATGCATTTTTGCAGGAACCAGCAGGCCCAGAGCACTGTGGGGGCCCCCCCCGAGGCCCCCCAGGCTCAGATGCTGAGCCTGCCCATGCTGCAGCCCGAGCTGCACCCGGAGAGCCTGTCCTCGGTCCTCGGCCCCATCTGGTGAGCGCCCGGCGCAGGCTGGGCGGGGGCAGCCCCGCTCTGCcaggcctgtgctgggctgggggctggggaacGCTCGGGTCTGACCCCCCCGTGTTTGCGTTTGCAGCCCCCCTGGTCCCTTCTgcccccagcccatccccacGGGCTACCCCGCGGGCGAGAGCAACATCGGCATGATGGTCCCCGACAGCCTcggctcctccttccccaggtAGGAGCAGTGCCGGtgcagggtggggggcagggggccccccccggccccaggcaTGGCCGGAGGGTGTTTCCCCCACCCCTGAGTGCCCCCGCTCTCCCCCCAGCCCGTCGCCGATGCTCTCGCCCTCCCTGGTGATGGACCCCGCGCTGCCCCGCTGCCCGGACCTCGCCTTCAGGAACCCTGTGTAAGACCCAGCACGCGGCCGGGGGGGCACCCggccctgccccccctcccccctcccgccccatGGGATGAGCAGACCGCCGGGGACCTTCCCCAGCTGACCAGTGCTCCCAGCGCTCTGTGCTACTGGTGCTCCCTCCAAGGAGAcacccccccgcccagccccccCAAACCAAGCACTTCCCCCTCTGCCTTGGGGCTAGCAAGCACCCTGGGGGTGGGGAGGTACCCCATGCCCCCCCCACTCTTTGCCCTCCCAGGCCCTTCATGCCCAACCAGTACATGCCGGGGGAGGCCTCGTCGGAGCCGCGGGATGAGGAGATGCCCGAGCTGCCCCCGTTCACGCCGATGGTGGACGCGCCGTTGCAGAGCTCCCCAAGGTGGTAAGCGcagggggggcagcgggggggccggggggggctgccccgagtcacccccccccgcctctccccagGATGCCGCCCAACATGGACCCACTCCCCAGCTCGGAGTTCGAGCAGTTCCTGCAGGAGATGTCACTGGAGGGCCCCGTGCTGGGCCCCCCCTTCACACCCCCCCTGCAGCGCAGCGGGTACCCCGGCCCCAGCGCCTCTTGCTGGGGGCCAGGGGAGTCTCGGTGGGATGACAGTGTCCGGCCAGGGCACGTgtgagggggctgtggggcagcggggggggACGACATCGgactgtgcccccccccccccagccttgtCTGGGTTCATGGACTTGACACGATTTGTGCTGGGGTGGAAACTCtggcaggggagggggtgggtttcccgggggggtggggggagcacttTGGGTGACACCCTACCCCCGCCTTGTGTATACGCCGCACTTTGGGGTCCCGAGCTGCCGCCTGCCCCCGCTGGGGTCCACAGTCCCAGGAGGcggtgggtgggggggtgcaggCACAGGCGCCCTGACCCGTGGCGGGGGAGCCACAGCCGCGCGCTGTGCCCCCAGCCCACGCCGCCGGGCTCGGCCCCCGCGGGGGCCGCGATGAATCAGCGGCGGAGGCGGGAGGCAGCAGCGGGAAACGCACTGGGGTGGAGGTGCCAGCCCGGTGCGCGACGGGGGCCCCCCCCACCCggccagggcccccccccccggacGGACCCTTCACACACCCACAGTCAGCGCTTGCTTTGGGAGctgccccccccacaccccccccccagcctggagTGGGGCCACAGCAGGGAGAGGGAGCCTGGGGGCAGGAAGATAAGccataaaataaagttttattccaaaataacaaaataaataatctacTGTACACGTTACAAAGGAAGAGTCGCTAATGCTCTAAAAAGACACCACACAGTCCTAAAGGGGGGGGGAACACCCCGGGGCTGGGCATGGCTCgtggaaatgggggggggggtgcaggagTGACCCCGAGGGGGGGCAGCACCACCCCAGCGCCCATCAAACAGCGCCTGCTGCGTGCGGGGAGGGGGCGCACGCGCGTGACGCCCCACGGCACGTGTGACACCCGCGGCACCGGGACCGTGCACGGCAGCGCAAGtaggtgatggggggggggggggggtgggggtgtgtgtgcaagcCGGTGGGGGGAGCCGAGGGGGTGCGGGGCGCTGCAGGCGTGCAGGGAgctgcgggggggcgggggggggggtgtgtgtgctgtCGCTGCGCCATGGTTGCTGCGGGGGGTATTTACAGCCAAAACGCTGCACAGGCAGCGgggtgctgcggggaggggggggggggggggtcgcaaTGCGTGTGCACGATGTGCTCGCACGTGCGTGCTGCGGGaggggggggctggcgggggtggGCGCGGGAGTGGGCGCTGGCAGCGGGTGCCCGGCGGGGGTGGCAGCGCTGACGTGGGAGCACGCGGTGCCGCACGCGGCTCGTGTCCCCGCTGGGCGACGGGGCCAGGGGACACAGCTCGCCCGCCCGAAGCAgcccgggggggggagggggggggacgacacacggTCAGCACGAGGGGTGAGCCGACGGGGGGGGCAGGAGAGTCTGTACAGCGGGCTCGAGTCCATCGGGAGCTTCTcagccccggggggcggcgggggcccggAGCCTGGCGGGGACGAGGGTATTGCTGCTGCGGGGGGGCTCGTCCCGCCGCGGCTGAGGTAACGAGAGCGTCGGTGCGGGAGGGGAcagggccccggggggggggtggccgAGCCCTCACCAGCTCCCCGCACCCGGAGCACCGCCGCCGAGCCGCCGGCACCCGTCCCCCAGCACGTTATTGCTTCGTTAATGGCggtggggggctgcgggggcctcACTGCCGGCTGGTCTCCTGCTCCACCTTGATGGTACcgcgggggggctccgggggggctGGAGGACCCCGCTCTGCCAGCCCGTCCTCGAACTctgcggggagaggggggagacGGTTTCAGGGCACTGCTTCCGCAGGCAGAAGGCTGCCGAGGCGTCTGGCCCCCCCGCCCACGGCAaaccccccccgcagccccgcgggggCTCACCTGGTCCCGGGGGCTTCCCCggcaggcaggggctgagccGCCCCACGCGCTCGTGCGACACCAGCCGGGCCAGGCGCAGCCCCTCGTCCATCAGCGTCTGCTGCAGGATGTGGCGGCTCCAGAGCCCGTGGGGGGGGAGGCCGAGGGGCACCTcgggggccgcgccgggcggcgGCGTCAGGCGGGGACAGGCCCCCACCGCTGCGGGGAGAGGGGCGAGAGTCAGcgccgaggggctgggggggccccacCGGCACCCCCGGAAGGGAAGGGGCCCGCACTCACCCTGCAAGTGGCCGTCGAGGCTCTCCCCGGACAGGCTGGCTGCGTCCTCCTCCAGGCTGGCTCGGTACGCGGCCCCGGGGGGCTCCGGCCCCCCCGGCAGCGCCAGCAGCTCGGGGCGACTCTGCTCCCCCGCCTGCCGGGAGCGCGCGGGTGAGCGGCggcacccccggccccgcgccccccgccccggagccCCTCGCTGCCGGCCCCGGGCGAGCTccaccgcgcccccccccccccgcccccccccgcgtgGGCGAGCGCCTGCCCACGCTCACGGGTGTGCAAACCCGCACCCTCctgcgggggggggtgtcccccgcACCCACCTCCTGCTTCAGCCGCTTGGCCACGGGGGCTCCGCTCTCCTCGGGATGGGCCCTGCGCGGGGGGGAAAGGGGCTGCGTCAGGCGCGGGGGCGCGGAGCTCCAGGGCTGGCGCGGCCACCGGCCTCCTGCCgcgccgcgggcagcgccgggcacggcggcgggcgggggcggccgcccagGCAGGGCGGTGCCGCGGGACGGCGCGATCGGGCTCTGGCGCAGATGGAGCCGGGGGCGGCAACCGGGGGGAGCAGCTGGAGAGCGAAGGGGGGAGGCAGCCCGGCCACGGCccccggcgggcgggggctgcaggggaagggggcGAGGGATGGGGcatccccagcagcaccccccaCCCTGTGCCGGgcatccccccaaccccccccccaccccagccgtcctccccaccccctcccctccgaGGTCGGGCAGAAAACCGCCGCGTCAGGGAAAGGGGAACTTGGGGCCGCGGGGGTCCCGTCCTCGTCCAAAGCGCCGGGTCGTGGCGCAGCTCCCGGGGCGCAGGAGGGGGGGGACCAGGCCCTCCCGGCCTGCGGGGAGGGGGTTTGCCGGCTCCCGGCTCACCTGGCGACCTTGAGCGAGGACAGGTAGGTGCTCTCCCGGGCGACCTGCCGTGAGAGCGAGAAGAGCTCGACGCGCCGCAGCAGCAGCGAGTTGTCCCGCAGGCAGAACTGGGCGGCCGCCTCGTTGATGATGAGCTGGGGCAGAGACGACGCGTGAGCAGGGACGGCAGCGCCCGCGGGACCCCTCGGCAAAGGCGGCAGCCGCTCCGGGCTGGCAGATGCCGCTTGGGCAGGAACAGACCCCGGGGCCACCCCCTCCACGCTGGAGCCCCCACCCCAACCTCCTCCCCAGGCCAGAGCCGCCCCGACCCCCGCACCCCCGAGCGCGGCCCCCGCCGTGCCGCCCACCTCGTGCAGGGTGAGCTGCTTGCCCTCGCGGCGCCGTGCCTCGCCGCGGCCGTAGATCGCGCTGTGCCGGCGGATCTCCTCCTCCTTGTGCCGGTCGCCGTCCTCTAGCTGGAAGATGTGCCCCACGGCCTTGGCCAGCTTCTTGTTGAGCTTCATCAGCGCCCGCAGCTCGGCCTCGCCACCCcgggggcagctctgcagcagccgcTCCACGCTCTCCGCCACCGTCCGCGCCAGCTCCGGCTCCAGCACCTCCGTGCCCGTCGGCTGctcgccgccgctcccgcccggaGAGAACGGAGGACCCCCCGGCTCCTCGTCCCCGCCGCCCTCCGACTCGGGGGTGCTCCTCCCCGGCCACGGCGGGGCCGCCGACGGTGACAGCTTCTCCCCTGGCTCCGTGGGGCTGCGGGCCGGGGGCGTCCCACTGCTGCCGCCCCCCTTGCCCGCGGCCTCGCCGGGGCTGGCGTGGCCGTTGCTGAGCGCCTTGCGCCCACCGGCCTCGGAGAGCTTGAAGAGGGGGATGCTGCTGACGGGCACGGCCGAGACGGGCTGGCTGAAGAGCCCCGGGTTGGAGGCCCACTCGCGCAGGGCCTTCTGGAGGCGGCGGACATGGAGGGGCTTGGTGGCCATGCCCACCAGCGCCATGATCTCCAGGAACTCCTCCTCGCCCGCCTCGCAGAGCTGCTGCACGTCGTCCCCCCCTTGCTGGATGAAGGTCTCGTAGTAGCCCAGCAGGTTGGCGCGTTGCAGCACCCGGTACAGCTGCAGCTCCCCCAGCGTGCGGGGCAGGGCCATGGCGGGCCTGCGGGACGGACGCGTCACGGCGTGGACGGATGGACGGGCGGCAGGAgaagccccctccccaccctttGCCCCCGGAGGTGCGGGGTGGGGGGCGCACCCCGGGGGGATGGGCTGACACGGGGTCTCTCGGGGTGCCCGAACCCCCCGGGGGGCCCAGGCCCACCCGCGCTCCTGGGGACGGGATGGACCCCGCGGCCGCAGCTCCCGGGGACGCGGCACGGACGCGCGTGGGGCCCCTCCCCTCCCGGGGCCGtgcccagccccttccccccgCCAGCAGCCCCCCGACCCCCCGGACACGCTCCCGGGACTGCCCCAGCCCGCCCCAGCCCCGACGGCGCGGCACCGGGGATGTGCCGGTGTCCCAGTCCCGCCGGCGCCATCCGCCCCCCGGGCTCCCCGCCCTGCTCGGGGCTCCCCGGTGCCCCGGACCCATCCGGTGCCCcggaccccccctccccggacCCCCCGGCTCCTCCCGCCGTCCCCCCGGTCGCTCACCGCCGGCTGGAGCCGCCTCCGGCCGCTACTCCCGCCCCGTGCGCGGCTGCCGTGCgcccggaggggggggggggggggggggggcggcggcggaggctcCGGGGACGGCGGGGCGGGGGtccggggggtcccggggctcGGGGGTCCCGCGGCCGGGCCGGTCGCGCTCgctccgccgcgccgcgccgcttcTGCGCGCCGCCCACACGGGCGGTACCGAGAAATAGCAGCGGCCCCGGCTGCGCCGCGGCGTGGGAGGCCCCGGGGGCGGATCCCGCGGCTGCCGCCCCCGCCGAGCGCAgcgcgggcggccgcggcggggggggggggggggggcagcgggcgggggcggcggcaccgcccccccctccccgggcgggAGGCGCAGCGGCACCGGGAGcggtttggggggagggggggaagcggGGACCGGCGCCCTGCACGGCGGCCCCGGGGGTCCCGCAGCCCGGGCAGCCTccgccgcggcgggcagcggggaaCCGGGCCGGTGTCCCGGGCGGGGGGATCGCGGCGGACGCGCGAGGCAGcgggggggccgtggggggaGGCGGGACCCTCCGGAGGCGGCGCCGGGCGGAGGGGACACGGGGCCGgggggctcccgccgcccgcgcagcccccggccccgggcTGGACCCGCGGCGGCCCGGTGCTCGCGGGGGGCACCCCGCACCCCGGGCCATGCCCGCGGGACCCTCGCGGCCCCCAGAGGGTgcagcttccccccccccgcgGTCCCGCGCTCGCAGCATCTCCGGTTCTGCAGCCACCCGGCAAGGCGCGGCGATGCGCCCGCCGCCCCCGTGACCCCCGCGCTGTCCCGGGACCCCCCAACCCCGGTGCCGGGGTGCCAGAGCCCCCCGCGGCGGGCTGGCATTTTGTGCCGCGGCCCCCACGGTCACCGACAGACACAGGCTGCCATCGATACGCTTCAGGGTGAACACCCCCACGGCGCAAGGCCTTGCCCCAGAGCAGCGAGACGGGGAGCAGAGGGGGGAGGTTTCTCGGGTGGGGGACGGTGCAGCCCCCCGCCAGCAGCACCACGGCCCCCACCCGGTCTCCGGCCCTCCGTGGCTCGGCGCTATTTATACCGCGGCCGGGCGCCTGGCGGGGGTCCAGCCGCCCCCAGGCGCTCCTGCCCGGGGGGGCCGTGGCGGGGCCCGGGGCTCatccccggggctggcggggggcagccggggctcCCCCCCGGGAACAGTTCCCCCACGCGGGGGTCCTGCCCCAGCCCTCCGCGCTCCCCCTCCGGCCGGCCGCCCCCCTcccacgccccccccccgcgACCAGGCgtccggcgcggcggggccgttcccaggcccggcgctgcccccggcTGACGCACATCCTCCGCCCACGGCCCCGCCGCTTCCCGGCTCCGCCGCCcacggcccggggggggggcgggggggccgcccgATCCACCTCCCCGCCCAGCGGCGCCGCCGCACCCGGCGTCCTGGCGCCCATCGCCCCACGGGGAGGGACCGGCgcggagtgggggggggggcacccccgttcgcggggctgggggagccccgcacccccccgctgccgcccgcgCCGGGGAGGGACGCGCGCCTGCACCGGGGTGAACCGGGGCACCGTGCGCGAGGCCGGCACGGAGCCCCCCCGCGACCGAGCCGAGCCTTCGCCCGCGGGCTGCAGGATCCCccccgggccgcgccgctccccccGGGCCCTGCCCGGCGCCGAGAACGGCTCCGTGTCCCGGGCCCAGCCCGCGCAGGGGGCTGAGGGGCGGGACCCCCTCACAAAAACAACAGCAGGCCGCTTCTTGATAGGAGGAAGCGCTTGTCAATCAGGCGGGTTCCGAGAGGGGGGCGGAGGGCGTGGCGGGCCGGGCCTGTGCTCTGAGAGGCTGAGCGGCGTGCCTGTCACAGCCGTTACTAGGGCGGGGCTCGCGGTTGCCGGGGGCTGGGCGTGCCTCCGGATTGAATGGCGCGCCCGTTGGTCACCGTGGTAACGGAGGGCGGGACCATGCCCCGTTGCTGCCCGGCCTAACGCTGATAGGCTGCAGGCGCTGTCAGTCAGCGCGGCAGGCAGTGTGGGGCGGGTGCGAGCGAGGCAGCAGCGGCCTTCTGATAGGTCGGCTCAGCCGTCACTCGGCGGTGAAGCCGCGCGAGCCCCCCGCTCTCGTtggctgccgcccgccccccggcGGCCGTTGCGGCGGAAGCGGAActcggcggcgcggccgcggcgggagggATGAAACcggctgcggggcggcggcggctcctgggggcgctgctgctgctgccgctgctgggGGGCGCAGGGTGGCGGGGCAGCCGCGGCacggcggggcccgggccggtGGCAGCCCCGGGGCGTCACGTgtccgcggcggcgggaggggccggggggctcCAGCCCGGGGGCGGCTGCGGAGGCGGGGGACGGCGGGATGGAAGCGGCGACGctgcccccggcagccccccgcccGACTCTTCGCGGGAACCCGCCGGTTGTCGCCGTTCTGCGCCgagagccgcccgcccgccggccgggGGGGCTGTTGCGCCCCCGGGCACCCCCAGAGCGCTTCCCCCGgtgctgcggcgggggggggctggaggggttCGGGACCTCCTGCGCCTCGGGGGGTCCCTGCGGGAGACGTGCGCGAGTTCAGTTACCGCTGAGGTGGGGGCGGCTCTGGGGGCGAGGCCGGTCGGTGCCGCCTCGGGCGGCCCGGGGTTGGCCCGGACAAGGGGCCGAGGGAGGGGGGGCTCTGTCCGCCCGGCGGGGTGCTGGAGGCTGGGAAGGGGGAGCGGGTGGGAAGAGGGGCCCGGTGGTCGCTGATCCCCTCTCCGTGTCCCGCAGGTGCCAGGGAGTCGGTCATCCCGCTGCACGAGGGCCGCGTGTACCATCGCTCGGCCCCGCACCACTTCTGCTACACCAACACGCGCGTCCCGCAGTGGCACGACGTAGGTGACGCGGATGCAGGTGAGGGGGGGCGGGTCCCCCGGGTCCCCCCCGCATCCCCCCGGCTCTGGCTGGACCAGGACCCTCCAGCACAGTGGCCGTGCCCCCCCTGCTTCCCTCCCCTGCGCAGATCCGGGTCAACAGCAGCCGGATGATCCGAGTGACCCAGGTGGGCAgcgaggaggagctggaggagttCAGCGTGTGGAACGTTTTCTCCTTCCTGAGGAGAAGCTGAACGACACCAGCATCGACGTGGATCTCTACAGCAACAAAACCTGCCTGAAGGTTGAGCTGCTGGAGGCCGGCACCACGTACTGCGTCGTCCTCTTCCGACGTACGTCTCCTCCgtgggggctggctctgcccGAGTGCTCGTGGGTGCGCTCACCTTCCTTGGGGAGGAGAACGGGCCCGCAGAGGGAAGCGTGTCTTCATCCAGGGGGTGTAAAATGGGGGAGCTGAGGGCGCTTGTCGGAGGTTTGCCTGCAGTgctgccccttccctctcctcGTGGGCACGTGTCAGGCGGGAGCTCGACCCAGAGGACACCGCGCCAGGGCTCCCCTCAGCCTGGACTCGCTCTCCTTCCAGGCTTTGACCCGAAGCTGTTCCTGGTTTTCTTCCTGGGCCTGTTGTTGTTCTTCTGTGGGACGTGCTGAGCCGGTGAGTCTCCTCCTTCGCCCCGACGCTGGGAGCTGGGACGGGGAGGGCGGGGTGGGCAGCGCCTGGCTGGCTCTGCCGGCCCTCGGGGGGTTGCTGCTGGTGGGTGTGTTTGTGCACAGGCACCCATGAGCTGTAACACACCTTGTGCACGCGTGTGGTCTCTGCAGGAGCCAACTGTTCTACTACTCGGCTGGGATTAGCTTTGGCTTGCTGGCCTCGCTGCTCATCCTCGTCTACATGATGTCCAAGGTCATGCCCAGGGGTGGGTGTCAGGCTGCCTGGGGGCTCGCGAGCCCTTTCTACACCTGCACGGTTGTTGTGGTGCGAGCACACGGCCTCGGGGTGCTGGGTTGTGGGTCTGGCCTCGGGTGGAGCAGGGCTCAGCCCCTGGGGGAGGTGGTCGTGGCTGCCTGCCGCCCACAGCCTGCCCCAAATGTCCATCTCCTCTCCTAGAGAAGTCCTGTTTACATCCTGCTGGCGGGAGGCTGGTCCTTCTCCCTGTACCTGCTTCAGCTGATCTTCAAGAACCTGCGGGAGGATCTGCGAGTGCTACTGGCAGTACCTGCTGGGTAGGTGCGAGCCCTTCCGACCCCCCAGCTCCGGGCTGCGCGTCTCCTCCCGGTGCCGCGTCGTGCCGGTGGGAAATCGTTGAGGCTTCCCGAGCCCTCGTGctcctggggggggtgggtgggctCCGAGGCGCCGCTCAGCCGGGCTGAGCCCTCCAGTCCGTGCCTGCCCGATGCCTCTGCTCTCCCGCAGGCTACCTGCTGCTCGTGGGCTTCGTCAGCTTCGGTCGTGTGCTACCGGTACGGGCCGCTGGAGAACGAGCGCAGCATCAGCCTCCTCTCCTGggccctgcagctcctggcctCTTGCTGATGTACTCGGGCATCCAGATCCATCCCATCGCCTTGGCCTTGGTGGTCATCGCCATCTGCACCAAGAACCTGGACTACCCCCTGCAATGGGCCTTCGCTGCCTACAGGTGAGCCCCGCACGCTCCCcaccccccgccagccccgggtgAGCTGCTGGACGGAGCCTGGGCCTTTCGCTGGGGGTTGTGGGGCTGCGACTGGGTGCACCGGGGGGGGTCGTGTCCCTTTCTCCCTGGCGTTGGCGTAGGACAGTGCCCCCTGCTCCCTGCGGGGGCCGGCGGGACGTGCTGGGCCGGCGCCGGGCGGGGCAGTTAACGggtgctgctctgctggcaggAGGGTGCAGAGCGCCAGGCTGGGGCCgagccctccctgcctgctgacAGAGGAGGAGTACCGGCTCCAGGGCGAGGTGGAGACCCGCAAGGCCCTCGAGGAGCTTCGAAAACTACTGCAGAAGCCCAGATTTCTCTGCCTGGACCGCGGTCTCCCGCATCCAGTCTCCCAAGAGGTAACGTCCGCCAGCGGCGCGCTGGGGGTGCCTGACCTGCATCTCCGTGTGCTTCCGAGAGCCTGGGAGTGCTCTGAGCCGCCACCTCTGGCGTtagagggagggaggtggaggcatGGAAGGTCCGTGGGGTGTGGAAGCAGGGCGTGACCCGGGGAGGGACAGATAACGCCCCGTCCCGATGCCAGAGGGCTTCACCCTGGCTCCCCGCGTGCCAGGACCTCGCGGGAGGCCCAGGCCTGCGTGTGCAACGCGCCGCTCTGCGGCTTCTCCCCAGGTTTGCTGACTTGTGGTGGGTGGCGCCTG
Proteins encoded in this region:
- the NEMP1 gene encoding LOW QUALITY PROTEIN: nuclear envelope integral membrane protein 1 (The sequence of the model RefSeq protein was modified relative to this genomic sequence to represent the inferred CDS: inserted 2 bases in 2 codons; deleted 6 bases in 5 codons; substituted 1 base at 1 genomic stop codon), with protein sequence MDGRQEKPPPHPLPPEVRGGGRTPGGWADTGSLGVPEPPGGPRPTRAPGDGMDPAAAAPGDAARTRVGPLPSRGRAQPLPPASSPPTPRTRSRDCPSPPQPRRRGTGDVPVSQSRRRHPPPGLPALLGAPRCPGPIRCPGPPLPGPPGSSRRPPGRSPPAGAASGRYSRPPGQPPPRRAAGNRAGVPGGGIAADARGSGGAVGGGGTLRRRRRAEGTRGRGAPAARAAPGPGLDPRRPGARGGHPAPRAMPAGPSRPPEGAASPPPRSRARSISGSAATRAPRGGLAFCAAAPTVTDRHRLPSIRFRVNTPTAQGLAPEQRDGEQRGEVSRVGDGAAPRQQHHGPHPVSGPPWLGAIYTAAGRLAGVQPPPGAPARGGRGGARGSSPGLAGGSRGSPPGTVPPRGGPAPALRAPPPAGRPPPTPPPRDQASGAAGPFPGPALPPADAHPPPTAPPLPGSAAHGPGGGRGGRPIHLPAQRRRRTRRTRACTGVNRGTVREAGTEPPRDRAEPSPAGCRIPPGPRRSPRALPGAENGSVSRAQPAQGAEGRDPLTKTTAGRFLIGGSACQSGGFREGGGGRGGPGLCSERLSGVPVTAVTRAGLAVAGGWACLRIEWRARCRRCQSARQAVWGGCERGSSGLLIGRLSRHSAVKPREPPALVGCARPPAAVAAEAELGGAAAAGGMKPAAGRRRLLGALLLLPLLGGAGWRGSARESVIPLHEGRVYHRSAPHHFCYTNTRVPQWHDVVAVPPLLPSPAQIRVNSSRMIRVTQVGSEEELEEFSVWNVFSFLXEKLNDTSIDVDLYSNKTCLKVELLEAGTTYCVVLFRRFDPKLFLVFFLGLLLFFCGTCXAGDQLFYYSAGISFGLLASLLILVYMMSKVMPRGGPVYILLAGGWSFSLYLLQLIFKNLREICECYWQYLLGYLLLVGFVSFGVCYRYGPLENERSISLLSWALQLXGLLLMYSGIQIHPIALALVVIAICTKNLDYPLQWAFAAYRRVQSARLGPSPPCLLTEEEYRLQGEVETRKALEELRNYCRSPDFSAWTAVSRIQSPKRFADLVGGACHVTPNEVSVHEREYSLGDIFEDELSEDEEEEETSGGCTRVGGGGGGGGGGGGGGGGRGGSTGCDEIGLSRPRGGACAGDAHERNFGPVPAGTCVSPARLLWGGSGDLLLLVLLLLLLLPKMPEGSGSSCSASALAEIACGYQKPPAPPPRRGAQAKAALKPWCPSPPPPEAVPSLPLPGLRMSVNVLPPPCLAGAEVPAAPCPLSQLGRGPCLWSHSLRWGGASAQRRRSLGSKLGGRPIYATFQAINLPHARPEPRPPPSFCRWFLSVPALLPSSCCASLPALL